A region from the Bacteroidota bacterium genome encodes:
- a CDS encoding response regulator transcription factor, with product MDIRITLFDDNATRRDGVKLLLDNSEGFICAGVFEDCSNLVEDILRTEPHVILMDIDMPGMNGIDAVKIIKEQFPDLPVMMQTVFDHDEKVFQSILAGATGYLLKKTAPLKLLEAIKEIYEGGAPMTPEIALKVLSFFKVKEEKKISNDHLLSVKEKEILTHLVDGLSYKMVADKQKISYHTVNFHIRNIYKKLHVNSASEAVAKAIKERII from the coding sequence CCACCCGCCGTGATGGAGTAAAATTATTACTTGATAATTCCGAAGGATTTATTTGCGCAGGTGTATTTGAAGACTGCTCCAATCTGGTGGAGGATATTTTGCGCACAGAGCCACATGTTATTTTAATGGATATCGACATGCCTGGAATGAATGGCATTGATGCTGTGAAAATAATTAAAGAACAATTCCCCGACCTTCCGGTAATGATGCAAACCGTTTTCGACCACGATGAAAAGGTTTTTCAAAGCATTTTAGCCGGTGCTACAGGATATCTCCTCAAAAAAACAGCTCCTTTAAAATTACTGGAAGCAATTAAAGAAATTTATGAAGGCGGCGCCCCTATGACCCCCGAAATTGCTCTCAAAGTACTTTCCTTTTTTAAAGTAAAAGAAGAAAAAAAGATATCAAATGATCATTTACTTTCTGTAAAAGAAAAAGAAATTCTTACACATTTAGTGGATGGCCTCAGTTATAAAATGGTTGCCGACAAACAAAAAATAAGCTACCACACCGTAAATTTTCATATCCGTAACATCTACAAAAAACTCCACGTAAACAGCGCCTCCGAAGCAGTAGCAAAAGCGATCAAAGAAAGAATAATTTAA
- a CDS encoding T9SS type A sorting domain-containing protein, protein MKINKVLFSLALMLCTVTQIWADTEPDNDTYTGADALTVGNDVTGSIGNTTDDPADYYQFTADDDGNITATMVLTGAGYAYLKIYDSDGTTELASTFQLAPGTYSVTENGRAAGTYYVAIKAYNTSSLSDYTLSVSVATPAQANDTENNDTPGTAVLISENSSVTGHIGYRYNGGAYDINDYYQFTTTNDGNVNIAFTSSEVGHYNSLYLYDNDGTTLLASVSGYGGASITENGLAAGTYYLRMYYYSTTQYSGYTLTNTVITDGVVNDVEPNGTFAEALPMMENNSVNGHIGYRKNGGVYDQSDYYQFTTTNDGNINLSFLSTEAGHYNTIYLYDIDGTTLLASASGYGSASLTELGLAAGTYYARMYYYSTSEYSGYTLTNTVITDGIVNDIELNDTPLTALSMSENGSVNGHIGYRINGGTYDQSDYYQFTTTNDGNITIAFSSTEALHYNSIYLYDADGTTSLGSASGYGGASFTSNGLAAGTYYARMYYYSTSSFSGYTLTNTVTTNGIVNDLEPNGTPAEALPMAENGSVNGHIGYRLNGGDYDVSDYYQFTTTNDGDITITFSSTEVGHYNSIYLYDNNGTTLLGSESGYGTATFTSVGLAAGTYYARMYYYSSSSYSGYTLTNTVTVADYTIDAEPNGDAANAIDMLTNSTMEGHIGYRINGGTYDTYDYYTFTTHSAGDLTATLANPNGKYNTVQILNSAESVLASGSAYGGTTVTELDAPAGLYYIRVYYYSSDHFTGYTISNNFCPDAITIVAEGETTFCDGESVTLSTPDHHLDYLWSDGSVTETNTVTLTGDYSLTIDNGGGCVRTSNTISTESTPLPVAIIDADGPTEFCDGGDVTLSVPIVADSYLWSNGETTSTITVSTTGDYSVTLTKNDCSAISDPIHIEVNPNPIATITPDGSTTFCEGGDVTLSATAASEYLWSNGETTSSILVNANGSFSVTITDANGCEATSSTTAVTVNTNPIATITPDGTTTFCDGGSVSLSATPASEYLWSNGETSSSILVDESGSYSVTITDANGCEGTSGETSVTVNSNPTAGISADGPTTICAGESVNLIADGGTSYLWSNGETTSSINVTTADDYSVTAFNLEGCSDVSEIVSVIVNVCGDVTIFADGPVDFCEGGSVTLTSSEAEGNVWNTGETTQSIVVTESGDYYAENGLNTSNTITVTVNTNPVATITPDGATIFCEGGDVTLTATAASEYLWSNGETTSSILVDASGSYSVTITDANGCMGTSSTTDVTENPNPTPTIVADGPTAFCGGSVGLSVVGTYDDYLWSNGETTSSITVSTTGVFSVTVSENGCSGTSNEIATNSDTAPTVTISSDGTLICFEANTMLTATTDGANIQWQLNGVDIPGATDLMYSATVNGKYRAVATSGVCSTISNEIKLKYAERIEITPSGTVNLCGPDLMMSVPVTPGATYEWYRNNTLIVGATSNMYTTTTVGKYYAFVITPGCTRASKLLRVEDDCRTGIEDQTVLNVSPNPASETFMINYDIVSEGNTTLTISDIAGRIVIKETNYLSAGSYNAQYETSKMTSGLYIITLTTNEGNKLQQKLVIEK, encoded by the coding sequence ATGAAAATTAACAAAGTACTCTTTAGCCTTGCATTAATGCTCTGCACGGTTACACAAATTTGGGCCGATACGGAGCCCGACAACGACACTTATACAGGTGCAGATGCCCTTACAGTGGGGAATGATGTTACCGGCTCCATCGGTAACACTACCGACGACCCTGCAGATTATTATCAATTTACAGCCGATGACGACGGCAATATCACAGCAACAATGGTGCTGACAGGCGCAGGTTATGCCTATCTCAAAATTTATGATAGCGACGGAACAACCGAATTGGCTTCTACATTTCAACTTGCTCCGGGCACCTATTCTGTTACAGAAAATGGTAGAGCAGCAGGAACTTATTATGTAGCAATTAAAGCTTATAATACTTCTTCTCTTTCCGATTATACGCTATCGGTTTCCGTAGCAACACCTGCACAGGCAAATGATACGGAAAATAATGACACACCCGGAACCGCAGTTTTAATTTCCGAAAATAGCAGTGTTACAGGTCATATTGGCTATCGTTACAATGGTGGTGCTTATGACATTAACGATTATTATCAGTTTACTACAACCAACGATGGAAATGTAAATATTGCATTTACCAGTTCTGAAGTTGGACATTACAATTCATTATATTTATATGATAACGACGGAACAACATTACTTGCTTCCGTTTCAGGATATGGCGGCGCATCTATTACAGAAAATGGACTTGCTGCCGGGACTTATTATTTGAGAATGTATTATTATTCTACAACCCAATATAGTGGTTACACTTTAACAAATACTGTAATTACAGATGGTGTTGTTAATGATGTGGAACCAAATGGAACTTTTGCGGAAGCATTGCCCATGATGGAAAACAATTCTGTAAATGGACATATTGGATATAGAAAAAATGGTGGTGTTTATGATCAAAGCGATTACTATCAATTTACAACTACAAACGATGGTAATATTAACCTTTCGTTTTTAAGCACTGAAGCCGGACATTACAATACTATCTATTTATATGATATTGATGGTACAACTTTACTCGCATCCGCTTCCGGTTATGGCTCTGCATCACTTACAGAATTAGGTCTTGCTGCAGGAACATATTACGCCAGAATGTATTATTACAGCACATCAGAATACAGTGGATATACATTAACCAATACTGTAATAACAGATGGTATTGTTAATGATATCGAACTAAACGACACGCCTCTTACAGCTTTATCAATGTCGGAAAATGGTTCTGTTAACGGACATATCGGATATAGAATTAACGGAGGTACTTATGATCAAAGTGACTATTATCAATTTACAACAACAAATGATGGAAATATAACAATTGCTTTTAGCAGTACAGAAGCTTTACATTATAATTCCATTTATTTATATGATGCCGATGGAACTACTTCATTAGGTTCAGCCTCAGGATATGGTGGTGCTTCATTTACATCAAATGGATTAGCCGCCGGTACTTATTATGCAAGAATGTATTATTATAGTACTTCCAGTTTCAGTGGATATACACTCACCAATACCGTAACAACTAATGGAATTGTAAATGATCTGGAACCAAATGGAACTCCTGCAGAAGCATTGCCAATGGCCGAAAATGGTTCAGTAAATGGTCATATTGGGTATCGCTTGAACGGCGGTGATTATGATGTAAGTGATTACTATCAATTTACAACAACTAATGATGGTGATATAACAATTACATTCTCCAGCACTGAAGTTGGACATTATAATTCAATTTATTTATATGATAATAATGGAACAACATTATTAGGATCTGAATCAGGTTATGGAACTGCAACTTTTACTTCAGTTGGTTTAGCAGCAGGCACCTATTATGCAAGAATGTATTATTATTCTTCATCGTCTTATAGCGGATATACCTTGACAAATACAGTTACGGTTGCCGATTATACTATAGATGCAGAACCAAATGGAGATGCAGCAAATGCTATCGATATGTTAACCAATTCCACAATGGAAGGACATATTGGTTATCGCATAAATGGTGGAACTTATGATACTTACGATTATTATACATTTACTACACACAGTGCCGGCGATTTAACTGCTACACTTGCAAATCCAAATGGAAAATACAATACTGTTCAGATCTTAAACAGTGCTGAAAGTGTATTGGCATCAGGATCAGCATATGGCGGAACAACAGTTACGGAATTAGATGCACCTGCAGGTCTTTATTATATAAGAGTATATTATTACAGTTCAGATCATTTTACAGGTTATACAATTTCAAATAATTTCTGCCCTGATGCAATTACAATTGTTGCAGAAGGTGAAACAACTTTTTGTGATGGTGAATCTGTAACTTTAAGTACTCCCGATCACCATTTAGATTATTTATGGAGTGATGGATCTGTTACCGAAACAAATACTGTAACATTAACAGGTGATTATTCTTTAACAATAGATAATGGCGGTGGATGTGTAAGAACATCAAACACAATTTCTACGGAATCAACACCATTACCGGTTGCAATAATAGATGCCGACGGACCAACAGAATTTTGTGATGGCGGAGATGTAACATTAAGCGTTCCAATTGTTGCTGATTCTTATTTATGGAGCAATGGAGAAACTACATCAACAATTACTGTTTCCACAACAGGCGATTATTCTGTAACACTTACAAAAAATGATTGCTCTGCTATTTCCGATCCGATACACATTGAAGTAAATCCAAATCCAATAGCAACAATTACTCCTGACGGATCAACAACATTCTGCGAAGGTGGGGATGTTACATTATCTGCAACTGCTGCTTCTGAATATTTATGGAGCAATGGAGAAACAACTTCATCCATTTTAGTAAATGCTAACGGAAGTTTTTCTGTTACAATTACCGATGCAAATGGTTGTGAAGCAACTTCTTCTACAACTGCAGTAACAGTAAATACAAATCCAATTGCAACAATTACTCCTGATGGAACAACTACATTCTGCGATGGTGGTAGTGTATCTCTGTCAGCAACTCCGGCATCAGAATATTTATGGAGTAATGGAGAAACAAGTTCCTCCATTTTAGTGGATGAAAGTGGAAGTTATTCTGTAACAATTACAGATGCGAATGGATGTGAAGGAACTTCCGGAGAAACTTCAGTAACAGTAAATTCAAATCCAACTGCAGGTATTTCTGCCGATGGACCTACAACAATATGTGCCGGCGAATCTGTTAATTTAATTGCAGATGGTGGTACTAGTTATTTATGGAGTAACGGAGAAACAACATCTTCAATAAATGTAACAACAGCTGATGATTATTCTGTAACTGCATTTAATTTGGAAGGATGCAGCGATGTGTCTGAAATTGTTTCCGTTATTGTAAATGTTTGTGGAGATGTAACAATTTTTGCAGATGGTCCGGTTGATTTTTGTGAAGGCGGAAGTGTAACATTAACTTCATCTGAAGCAGAAGGAAATGTTTGGAACACCGGTGAAACAACACAATCGATCGTAGTTACAGAAAGTGGTGATTATTATGCAGAGAATGGATTAAATACTTCCAATACAATAACTGTAACAGTAAATACAAATCCTGTTGCAACTATTACACCTGATGGCGCTACAATTTTCTGCGAAGGTGGTGATGTAACATTAACTGCAACTGCAGCTTCAGAATATTTATGGAGCAATGGAGAAACAACTTCTTCCATTTTAGTAGATGCAAGCGGAAGTTATTCCGTAACCATCACTGATGCTAATGGATGTATGGGAACTTCATCAACAACCGATGTTACTGAAAATCCAAATCCAACCCCAACAATTGTTGCTGATGGCCCTACAGCATTCTGTGGAGGTTCTGTTGGCTTAAGTGTTGTTGGAACCTATGACGATTATTTATGGAGCAACGGTGAAACAACCTCATCAATTACTGTTTCAACAACTGGTGTTTTCTCTGTAACCGTTTCTGAAAATGGTTGTTCAGGCACATCAAATGAAATTGCAACAAATTCAGATACTGCTCCTACAGTTACTATCAGTTCTGACGGAACACTTATTTGTTTTGAGGCAAATACGATGTTGACTGCAACTACAGATGGAGCTAATATACAATGGCAGCTCAATGGTGTTGATATTCCGGGAGCTACAGATCTTATGTATTCCGCAACTGTAAATGGTAAATATCGCGCAGTGGCAACAAGTGGAGTTTGTAGCACTATTTCCAACGAGATCAAATTAAAATATGCCGAAAGAATTGAGATCACTCCTTCAGGAACCGTTAATTTATGCGGACCAGATCTAATGATGAGCGTTCCTGTAACACCGGGTGCTACATATGAATGGTATAGAAATAATACTTTGATAGTGGGTGCAACTTCTAATATGTATACCACAACAACCGTTGGTAAATATTATGCATTTGTAATAACACCTGGCTGCACAAGAGCTTCCAAATTATTGAGAGTGGAAGATGATTGTCGCACCGGCATTGAAGACCAGACAGTTTTAAATGTTTCTCCTAATCCTGCTTCCGAAACCTTTATGATCAATTATGACATCGTTTCAGAAGGCAATACCACATTAACCATCAGCGATATCGCAGGTAGAATTGTGATAAAAGAAACCAACTATCTGAGTGCAGGAAGTTACAACGCACAATACGAAACCTCTAAAATGACCTCAGGTTTGTATATTATTACCCTAACAACCAATGAAGGCAATAAATTACAGCAAAAATTAGTGATTGAAAAGTAA
- the gldF gene encoding gliding motility-associated ABC transporter permease subunit GldF encodes MLAIFRKELNVFFSSLIGYIAITIFLVANGLFAWVFPETNILDDGYATLDSFFSFAPWIFMFLIPAITMRSFAEEKNSGTIEFITTKPISDTQIILGKYFAALVLVIFSVLPTILYYFTISALASPSGNVDTGGIIGSYIGLVFLGATFVAISIFTSGITNNQIVAFIAGMFACFFFYLAFDSLSLIPAFVGTADTYFNAISINRHYQNISKGYIDLRDVLYFTSMVTIFLLMTKTTLGSRRW; translated from the coding sequence GTGCTGGCTATTTTCAGAAAAGAACTCAACGTATTTTTCAGTTCCCTTATCGGTTACATTGCCATAACTATTTTTTTGGTGGCCAATGGTTTATTCGCCTGGGTTTTTCCGGAAACTAATATTCTCGATGATGGATATGCCACACTCGATTCCTTTTTCAGTTTTGCTCCCTGGATATTTATGTTTTTAATTCCCGCTATTACTATGCGTTCGTTTGCGGAAGAAAAAAATAGCGGAACCATCGAATTTATTACGACCAAACCAATTTCAGATACGCAGATCATTTTAGGAAAGTATTTTGCCGCCCTTGTTTTGGTAATTTTTTCGGTATTACCCACCATCTTATATTATTTCACTATCAGCGCATTGGCATCCCCTTCCGGTAATGTTGATACGGGAGGAATAATCGGTTCCTATATCGGACTGGTATTTTTAGGTGCCACCTTTGTGGCAATTTCTATTTTTACCTCAGGTATTACCAATAATCAGATAGTTGCTTTTATTGCCGGCATGTTTGCGTGTTTCTTTTTTTATCTGGCATTTGATTCCCTTTCACTCATTCCGGCATTTGTCGGAACCGCTGATACCTATTTTAATGCAATAAGCATCAACCGCCATTACCAAAATATCAGCAAAGGATATATCGACCTGAGAGACGTTTTATATTTTACAAGTATGGTAACAATATTTTTATTAATGACAAAAACAACGTTGGGAAGCAGGAGATGGTGA